The window CGGCCGAGGTGACTGTGCGGCTGCACGGGCTCGCGCCCACGCGCGTGGAGCGCGCCGAGGTGCTGACGATTCCGGAAGGTGGCGACCGTCTCGCGAGCAACACCGTCGACGATGCAGAGAACGTGGGTCTGGTTGCGCTGGAGGGCGTCGCACTCGACGGTGACACGCTCACCCTCTCGCTGCCTCCGCTGTCGTGGGGGTGGATGCTCGTCGAGGCATCCCCGCGCTGATGGGATGATGGGGGCGTGCTTCCACAGACGAACTGGGCCGGCAACCACCACTATCGCGCGGCGCGGTATGCCGAGCCGCGCAGCGTCGACGAACTCGCCACGCTGATCACCGGCTCGTCGGCGGTGCGGGTGCTGGGCAGTCGGCATTCGTTCAACGACATCGCCGACAGCGACGATCTCCTCATCGGCACGGCCGCCTTGCCCGCGCGCATCGACATCGACCCCGAAGCGCGCACCGTCACCGTCGGCGGGGGAGTGCGATACGGCGACCTTGCGATGGCGTTGCACAAGGCCGGATGGGCACTGCACAATCTCGCGTCGCTGCCGCACATCTCGGTTGCCGGAGCGGTAGCGACGGCCACGCATGGCTCGGGCGACCGCAACGGCAACCTCGCGACGGCCGTGCGCGGCATCCGTTTGGTCACCGGCACCGGCGAGATCGTCGATCTCCGCCGCGGTGACGAGGGTTTCGACGGTGCCGTGGTCGCCCTCGGCGCCCTGGGGGTCGTCGTCGAGCTCACCCTCGACATCGAGCCCACCTTCGGCGTGCGCCAGCGTCTGTTCGCAGATCTCGGATGGGATGCTGTGGCCGAACGGTTCGACGACATCTTCTCGTCGGCCTACAGCGTGTCGCTGTTCACGCTGTGGGACGAAGCCTCCGTCTCGCTCGCCTGGATCAAAGAGCGTGTCGACGAGGCCGCACATGTGGGGGAGGACTTCTTCGGTGCGACGGCTGAAGCGGCGCCCCGACACATGATCGCGGGGATGGACGTGCGCAACGTCACCGAGCAGCTGGGGGTCGACGGGCCGTGGAGTGAGCGGCTCGCGCACTTCCGCTACGAGTTCACGCCGTCGGCCGGCGCCGAGATTCAATCGGAGTACCTTGTGCCGCGAGAGCGTGCTGTCGAGGCCATTGCGGCCGTGCGCGAGCTCGGACCGCAACTGCGTGATCTGCTGCAGATCAGCGAGATCCGCTCGGTGGCTGCCGACGAGCTGTGGCTGTCGACCGCGTACGGGGTGGATGCCGTGGGTCTGCACTTCACGTGGGTGCGCGACACCCCGGGGGTCGAGGCGGTGCTGCCGGCGCTTGAGGCGGCGCTGTATCGGCTGGGGGCCCGCCCGCACTGGGGCAAGGTGTTCGCGGGGCTGAACGCGCCGACGATGTATCCGCGGCTTGCTGACTTTCGCATGCTTGCGGACCGTTACGACCCTGAGGGGCGGTTCCGCAACGACTTCGTGCGACGCGTGATCGGCTGAGGGCTCAGCGCGCCCGGATGTGCACTCGCACGAGATCGCCGTCCCAGGCGTACTCGGTATCCAGCCCCGCCGCAGCAGTGATCGTGCGTACGTAATCGAGCACCGCTGGGCCGCCGGCATCCGCCGCCTGCGGAACGGGCCGTCCCTCGTCGTCGATCCAGCACGGCACGAATGCCGCACCGACCCGGTCCC is drawn from Microbacterium protaetiae and contains these coding sequences:
- a CDS encoding FAD-binding protein, with amino-acid sequence MLPQTNWAGNHHYRAARYAEPRSVDELATLITGSSAVRVLGSRHSFNDIADSDDLLIGTAALPARIDIDPEARTVTVGGGVRYGDLAMALHKAGWALHNLASLPHISVAGAVATATHGSGDRNGNLATAVRGIRLVTGTGEIVDLRRGDEGFDGAVVALGALGVVVELTLDIEPTFGVRQRLFADLGWDAVAERFDDIFSSAYSVSLFTLWDEASVSLAWIKERVDEAAHVGEDFFGATAEAAPRHMIAGMDVRNVTEQLGVDGPWSERLAHFRYEFTPSAGAEIQSEYLVPRERAVEAIAAVRELGPQLRDLLQISEIRSVAADELWLSTAYGVDAVGLHFTWVRDTPGVEAVLPALEAALYRLGARPHWGKVFAGLNAPTMYPRLADFRMLADRYDPEGRFRNDFVRRVIG